The DNA segment ATGAAACTCCTTCAACCTCCCGAGGAAGGCAAGGAGAGCCATCATCCTCTAGGGGAAGGCAAGGCCAATTATCCTTGCAGGATGAGGCTTTTCTTGAAGCCATTAAGGAGTTGAGGCCAATGGAGAGGAGGGAGGCAATCCCATAGAGCAGTTTTGCTCACGACTGGCAGATGGGTTGTCAAAACTGCCAAGGAATGTGAGCAACAATTTGCAAGTAGAATTTTCGACAAAGTTAGTGGAGCAGGAAAATATCCATTTGTGATTTTATTGTTTATATCAAAATAATCAAAAGTGAAAGTCTTTTCATAACTCCCTGTCATCagtataaaatatttattttttcacaaCAACACATTTATATTGAAGTTGAACTTGATCAAGTAATGTTCACATCTGGTAATGAGATCAATTGAAATGTGGTCATAATGATTTTTGGAATATGTCGTaattataaatatgaaaaattgcctCATGTTTTTGAATTAACTCACAATTACAAAATAATTCTTTAGGGTTTGGAAATGCACAACACAAGATTTCAAactgaagaaaaattattttattgaaacaAATTAAGTTCATCATACATTATCCCATTACCATGGCACCGCtctttcttcaaaaaaaaacttttgaattCATCGCGAATGATCCTTGCTGACCTGGAGAATGTATTAGAGGATGTTCGCCCAACACTCGTTAAATTAGTAGATGTTCTCCAGTTATTCGGTACCAGAGAGTTGTCTAATTCAATATCTCTTAGCGAAGAAGATATATATTCTGTTTTATTTCTAATAAGATAATTGTGTAGGCAAACAGCCCCTTgtacaattttttctacattctCCAGCTTAGCATTTATCGGGCGAGTATCCTCCAGCGTGCCACCAAAATACCAAATGCATTTTCAGACACCCTTCTTGCCCTTGAATGTCGGTAATTGTAAATTGTTTTTTCGAGATCTAAACTTTCTGGTCCTGGGTAGGGGCGCATCAAGTTTTCTAATAGTGGGAAAGCTTCATCCCCTACAATTACATGAGGTAAGGCAGATCTCCCCTCAGCAATCTCTTTAGGAGGTGGAATATTAAGTGCTCCTTCAATCAATTTTTGGCCAATTATGGAATTTCGAAATACTCCACCATCGCTTTGCCTCCCTTGAGCTCCAATATCCACCATCATAAATTGATACTTATGGTTTACAACTGCCATAAGTACAATTGAATGTGTACCCTTGTAATTGTAAGAAGTACTTCCTGAGTGAGGTGGAGCCTGAAATAGGATTATTTGAATTTAGATGTTATATTACTTAAAACCTATGCCACATATTTACCTGTATCATAACATGCTTTCCATCAATAGCACATACAATTTGGGTAGTTCCAAACTCTCTTGAAACCATGAGCTACttttttgaaatcttcttcCTCTGGTTGTTTTAGGACCTCTGGTTGAAGAACACTCCATATTACTTCCAAGGTGGACGAAATTATTTCGCTAACTGTGGACTTTTCTACTCTGAAGGAAAAAGATAGGATTGCCATGCTATCCCCTGATGCGATATATCTGTAATATTCAGATGAAAAGAGGTTTTCTTAAAACTATCAACATAATGATAGTGAAAGAGGTATCTAGGAAGATTCACTGTAAAGACTATTGCATGTCGTAACCTACCTCATGTAATTGCTAGGCGTTTCTGCGGGTTAATTGGGGCCCTACACAAATATGATCTCTGCAACTGAGGTCCAACTAATTCCAATAAATTATGGAATAAACTTGCATTCATTCTAAAGAAGTTGTATATGTTATTGTCAGGATTCAATTTCTTCTCCTCTACTAGAGTTTGTCCTGCACCTAGTTCTCGTCTCCTCTCAAAAATTGGACGAACCCAAAATCTAAATAAGTTATTTTTAGCTGAATCATCAAAaggagatattgaaaaaaaatttctcacctccTTCTTCTCCTTATTTTATTCTGTTCCTTCTCTTTTCTTGCCTTTCGCCACAAATATACTGCCGTAACTGTACGAACAAACTCCATTCTGAAATAAACAActatatgaaatgaaaaaatatatcgataattattattattgttgtttAATTGATTCACATAAATGTATTATATTTAACTATAGATGGAAAATGGACCGTGGATAATTAAAAAACTTCAACTCTTCAATCGTTGTTTTTTCAGATTAAATCGGATATTGAGCGTTCGAATCGGAtaggttcattgaaatttcttctcCAATTCCAAAATcctatttcatatgaaaacgtgaatcctgcatcataaaattcacagtaaatattctttagggcgaaagcaatgattgaaaattgattaaaaaatttgacttcggatggggctctgggttgaactttcaacccttaacattgaaaattcgtatttcataagaaaacgtGAATCTCGCATCATGAAATTCACAGtaaatattctttagggcgattGCATCgaatattgataaaaaaaattgacttaGGATGGGGCTTGTGAGGTATTCACCGTCATTCAAACTGAGATAATCAGTTATTTCGATTTCTGGTATGGGGCAAGGAACTTGATTATGCGCGGTTACTACATAATTTctagtttttatttttctacTGCTTTTGTCAATGTCCCAGCGGTCCGGAATATTTTGGTAGAAGTCGATGTCATTTACTAAACCGTTAGGGAGAAATTCAATATTCTTCACTGTTCGCCATTTCCTTTCCTCGAATATCATGTTTCCGAAGTTTTGCCggtaaaaaatcaaaataaaaaatgatttcaaTTTAGGAAGCATGTTGTTCCGCCAAAACAACATATCTCTGTAAACCCTAATTACTCTTGAACCTTGAAAGATGAAGATTACGAGGTCACACTATTCTCTACCGGATACATTCAATAAACCCTGAATTTGGTAAAAATGTTGTGAATTTTCACGGAGTTCATTGCAGTCGTTCGAGAACTTCAAATCCACATCATTCGGGTCCTCATTTCTCAAAGAGTAAGGGAATTTAATTTCTATTAATCCATTCTTATCCATAAGTCCGTCCGGAGAACAGGCTAAGAAGGGATGAGTTCCATCTATTATCAGACCGCCCAACTGAGTATTAGTTTTAAtaatttcagaatatttttttcgagctgcttcttcattttcaatacCATGTATTGAGAATAGGAGGATCCAAGATATCTCTaacaattttaattttcgttcCTTCTCGACACCGACAGATTTTAAAGAAAAAGGATGCAGTTAACCTTTCCCTTCTTTCTTCTCTCCAAATCATGGAGTCCCTATGTGCAATAGatctttgaaaaataaattctctCTGCTCAGAGGTCCCCTCAATGTCCTTTATTTCCGCCATGTATTCATCATAAAGTTGTTGGTTTGGTTCAGCCAAATGTTGGGATGGAGGCTGTATTTCTTCATCGATTATATCGATGGTATCAATTTTATGGTCCACCGAAATCAAACTATTTTTTATCGTGCCCATATAACTTCCACTTAAATGGGAATGTTTACTCTTCGCCTTTCTGGACCAAGATTCTTTTCTTCACAGTCCCTATCATAATTTATACTTAGAGAGGGCTTCTTGATTGTTGAGGAGTTGACTTTTTGGCTGTTATATGGGCGTGTGTTTTTTTTTAGATCTTCCCATCAAGTTTG comes from the Coccinella septempunctata chromosome 2, icCocSept1.1, whole genome shotgun sequence genome and includes:
- the LOC123306977 gene encoding uncharacterized protein LOC123306977 — encoded protein: MEFVRTVTAVYLWRKARKEKEQNKIRRRRRFWVRPIFERRRELGAGQTLVEEKKLNPDNNIYNFFRMNASLFHNLLELVGPQLQRSYLCRAPINPQKRLAIT